The following proteins come from a genomic window of Halomarina ordinaria:
- a CDS encoding DUF5802 family protein, giving the protein MFEQFSGGYYLGRMYVEPYDGDRPAMQREQHEWVNRRYYASGEGVERLDTPLVMKLGSRHLAVHGEAGLPEGTLALPIDWVEGEERDIPDLREVLLAKADRAVQLLRMGTPVGI; this is encoded by the coding sequence ATGTTCGAACAGTTCTCAGGCGGATACTATCTCGGGCGGATGTACGTCGAGCCGTACGACGGCGACCGCCCGGCGATGCAGCGCGAACAGCACGAGTGGGTCAACCGGCGCTACTACGCGTCCGGCGAGGGCGTAGAGCGCCTCGACACCCCCCTCGTGATGAAACTCGGCTCCCGGCACCTCGCGGTCCACGGCGAGGCGGGCCTCCCGGAGGGGACGCTCGCGCTCCCGATAGACTGGGTCGAGGGCGAGGAACGGGACATCCCCGACCTCCGGGAGGTGCTGCTGGCGAAGGCCGACCGCGCCGTCCAGTTACTTCGCATGGGGACGCCCGTCGGTATTTAG
- a CDS encoding Vms1/Ankzf1 family peptidyl-tRNA hydrolase has protein sequence MLDRLLGRAALRDRIDDLEEERHHLERRLDAERERRREAATARQEAEERVNRLEDRLAGLEGELEAADAPDLAFRRRERLGRRRTEAVLSRLESVETGAEGGLSAAVHEGVPDPLADLLGERAALVSRAAPCLVYADDAGLVSVALSPPLLPDAFCTWDDRFRVEREWFLPVGRYALALVRADTFALGVYEGDERVDYRGFESDVKEQHSKGGFSQGRFERIRDGQIADHLNRCEDALDGVSDPLYVVGERTVLDRFEERAAVTRAVDATGDPEDALDDARRAFWRTHLMAV, from the coding sequence ATGCTCGACCGGTTGCTCGGTCGCGCGGCCCTCCGCGACCGAATCGACGACCTGGAGGAGGAGCGCCACCACCTCGAACGACGGCTCGACGCCGAGCGCGAGCGCCGTCGCGAGGCCGCCACCGCCCGTCAGGAGGCCGAAGAGCGCGTCAACCGCCTCGAGGACCGCCTCGCTGGACTGGAGGGTGAACTCGAAGCCGCCGACGCACCGGACCTGGCCTTCCGGCGCCGCGAGCGACTGGGTCGTCGCCGGACCGAGGCCGTCCTCTCGCGCCTCGAGAGCGTCGAGACGGGGGCGGAGGGAGGGCTCTCCGCCGCGGTCCACGAGGGCGTCCCCGACCCCCTGGCCGACCTGCTCGGCGAACGCGCGGCGCTCGTCTCGCGGGCCGCCCCCTGTCTCGTCTACGCCGACGACGCCGGCCTCGTGAGCGTCGCGCTCTCGCCGCCGCTGCTCCCCGACGCGTTCTGCACGTGGGACGACCGCTTCCGCGTCGAGCGCGAGTGGTTCCTCCCGGTGGGCCGGTACGCCCTCGCGCTCGTCCGGGCGGACACCTTCGCGCTCGGCGTCTACGAGGGCGACGAGCGCGTCGACTACCGGGGCTTCGAGAGCGACGTGAAGGAACAGCACTCGAAGGGCGGGTTCTCGCAGGGGCGCTTCGAGCGCATCCGCGACGGCCAGATAGCCGACCACCTGAACCGGTGCGAGGACGCCCTCGACGGCGTCTCGGACCCGCTGTACGTCGTCGGCGAGCGGACCGTCCTCGACCGGTTCGAGGAGCGGGCGGCGGTCACGCGGGCGGTCGACGCCACGGGCGACCCCGAGGACGCGCTCGACGACGCCCGACGGGCGTTCTGGCGGACGCACCTGATGGCCGTCTGA
- a CDS encoding DUF1611 domain-containing protein — MRLAVLAHGKFPDGAKTAVGLLRYSDHDVVAVLDRDLAADGERRVSEFLPDVQDAPVVAGIDDVPDIDAFVVGIAPIGGGFDETWRDDVAGALERGCDVWAGLHYFLSEDEGFAALAEEHDCELWDVRDPPEDLTVAEGVAGDLDATVVTTVGTDCSVGKMTATLELLEAARDAGLNAGFVPTGQTGIMIEGWGIPIDRTISDFTAGAVERMLVERAEEYDYLFVEGQGSIVHPAYSAVTCGILHGSMPDHLVLCHEAGREVVHGYEAFDLLPADEAAALYESLAAPVHPASVVGGAVNTSHLDDGAARAALSDFGDAIDAPAVDPVRFDASDLVEAIR; from the coding sequence ATGCGACTCGCGGTACTTGCACACGGAAAGTTCCCCGACGGCGCCAAGACGGCCGTCGGCCTGCTTCGCTACAGCGACCACGACGTCGTGGCCGTCCTCGACCGCGACCTCGCCGCCGACGGCGAGCGCCGCGTCTCGGAGTTCCTCCCGGACGTCCAGGACGCACCGGTCGTCGCCGGCATCGACGACGTGCCCGACATCGACGCGTTCGTCGTCGGCATCGCCCCCATCGGCGGCGGGTTCGACGAGACCTGGCGCGACGACGTGGCCGGCGCGCTCGAACGCGGCTGTGACGTCTGGGCCGGCCTCCACTACTTCCTGAGCGAGGACGAGGGCTTCGCGGCGCTCGCCGAGGAACACGACTGCGAACTGTGGGACGTCCGGGACCCGCCCGAGGACCTCACCGTCGCGGAGGGGGTCGCGGGCGACCTGGACGCGACGGTCGTCACCACCGTCGGCACCGACTGCTCGGTCGGGAAGATGACGGCCACGCTCGAACTGCTGGAGGCGGCCCGCGACGCCGGGCTGAACGCCGGCTTCGTCCCGACGGGCCAGACGGGCATCATGATAGAGGGGTGGGGCATCCCCATCGACCGGACGATAAGCGACTTCACGGCCGGCGCGGTCGAGCGCATGCTCGTCGAGCGCGCCGAGGAGTACGACTACCTCTTCGTCGAGGGGCAGGGCTCCATCGTCCACCCGGCGTACTCCGCCGTCACCTGCGGCATCCTCCACGGGTCGATGCCCGACCACCTCGTGCTCTGTCACGAGGCTGGTCGCGAGGTCGTCCACGGCTACGAGGCGTTCGACCTCCTCCCGGCCGACGAGGCGGCGGCGCTCTACGAGTCGCTCGCGGCGCCCGTCCACCCCGCGAGCGTCGTCGGGGGAGCGGTCAACACCTCGCACCTCGACGACGGGGCGGCGCGCGCGGCGCTCTCCGACTTCGGCGACGCCATCGACGCGCCCGCGGTCGACCCCGTCCGGTTCGACGCGAGCGACCTGGTGGAGGCGATACGGTGA
- a CDS encoding dipeptide epimerase gives MTLTTAFERVSLPLAHPFGISRGVQTEAENVVVRVSDGEHTGVGAAAPATYYGETAATVEAVLPDLLEAVEAVGDPHNLDGIDARLDSLVGDNPAAKAGVRIACCDLAAKRLDVPLYRLFGLDPTETVTSSYTIGIDETDVMREKTAEAVDAGYTVLKTKLGTDRDEEILEAVRGAAPDVRLRVDANAAWTPREAVEMSDVLAAHDVEFLEQPVPPGTPGGLRYVHERSAVPVAADESCVTLADVPRVADACDIANLKLMKCGGPRQAVEMVHAARAHGLEVMLGCMVETNAAIAAACHLAPLLDYADLDGSLLLAEDPYDGVPMPGGVVDLSGVEAPGTGAA, from the coding sequence GTGACCCTGACGACGGCGTTCGAGCGCGTCTCCCTGCCGCTCGCCCACCCCTTCGGCATCTCCCGCGGCGTCCAGACCGAGGCCGAGAACGTCGTCGTCCGCGTGAGCGACGGCGAGCACACCGGCGTCGGCGCGGCCGCCCCCGCCACCTACTACGGCGAGACGGCCGCCACCGTCGAGGCCGTCCTCCCCGACCTGCTCGAAGCGGTCGAGGCGGTGGGTGACCCGCACAACCTCGACGGCATCGACGCCCGCCTCGACTCGCTCGTCGGCGACAACCCCGCCGCGAAGGCCGGCGTCCGCATCGCCTGCTGCGACCTCGCGGCCAAACGCCTCGACGTCCCCCTCTACCGCCTGTTCGGCCTCGACCCGACCGAGACGGTCACCTCCTCGTACACCATCGGCATCGACGAGACGGACGTGATGCGCGAGAAGACGGCGGAGGCCGTCGACGCCGGCTACACCGTCCTCAAGACGAAACTCGGCACCGACCGCGACGAGGAGATTCTGGAGGCGGTCCGCGGGGCCGCCCCCGACGTCCGTCTCCGGGTGGACGCGAACGCCGCCTGGACGCCGAGGGAGGCGGTCGAGATGAGCGACGTCCTCGCCGCCCACGACGTCGAGTTCCTCGAACAACCGGTCCCCCCCGGGACGCCCGGCGGCCTGCGCTACGTCCACGAGCGCTCGGCGGTGCCCGTCGCCGCCGACGAGTCCTGCGTCACGCTCGCGGACGTCCCCCGCGTCGCCGACGCCTGCGACATCGCCAACCTCAAGCTGATGAAGTGCGGCGGCCCGCGTCAGGCCGTCGAGATGGTCCACGCGGCGCGCGCGCACGGGCTGGAGGTCATGCTCGGCTGCATGGTCGAGACGAACGCCGCCATCGCCGCGGCGTGCCACCTCGCGCCGCTGCTCGACTACGCCGACCTCGACGGCTCGCTCCTGCTCGCCGAGGACCCCTACGACGGCGTCCCGATGCCCGGCGGCGTCGTCGACCTCTCGGGTGTGGAGGCTCCGGGCACGGGCGCGGCCTGA
- a CDS encoding TIGR04024 family LLM class F420-dependent oxidoreductase, translating into MSVDMDLVLPVGDYDDLSVLVEQVRRAEELGYARVSVPEVTGRDAVSLLAHFAAHTDRIGLSNDVFSPYSRTPALLAQTATTLQELSDGRYRMGLGTSSPPVVERWHGRSFDRPLRTLRECIDVIRQVESGERVDYDGEVFNVGGLRLTCEAHPAPVDVAALGPKAVELAGRFADGWVPQLFTPDGLRERLADFRRGADLGGRDPDDLRTALTLRCCALEDGERAREAARGQVAFMIATYGPYYRESVARQGHEDVTDEIHRLWEAGEREAAVEALPDGLLSDLAAAGTPEAVRETVERFAAVDGLDAVRVGSFGRLDHDARLATMEALAPATVEFGE; encoded by the coding sequence ATGTCAGTCGACATGGACCTCGTCCTCCCGGTGGGCGACTACGACGACCTCTCGGTGCTGGTCGAGCAGGTGCGCCGCGCCGAGGAACTGGGCTACGCGCGCGTCTCGGTGCCCGAGGTGACGGGGCGGGACGCCGTCTCGCTGCTCGCGCACTTCGCGGCGCACACCGACCGCATCGGCCTCTCGAACGACGTGTTCTCGCCGTACTCGCGGACGCCGGCCCTGCTCGCACAGACCGCGACCACCCTGCAGGAACTCTCCGACGGGCGCTACCGGATGGGCCTGGGGACGAGTTCCCCGCCGGTCGTCGAGCGCTGGCACGGCCGGTCGTTCGACCGACCGCTGCGAACCCTCCGGGAGTGTATCGACGTGATTCGACAGGTGGAGTCGGGCGAGCGCGTCGACTACGACGGCGAGGTGTTCAACGTCGGCGGCCTCCGCCTCACCTGCGAGGCCCACCCCGCGCCCGTCGACGTGGCCGCCCTCGGTCCCAAGGCGGTCGAACTGGCGGGGCGCTTCGCCGACGGCTGGGTCCCCCAGCTGTTCACCCCCGACGGCCTCCGCGAGCGGCTCGCGGACTTCCGGCGCGGTGCCGACCTCGGCGGGCGCGACCCCGACGACCTCCGGACCGCGCTCACCCTCCGGTGCTGTGCCCTGGAGGACGGCGAGCGCGCCCGCGAGGCGGCCCGCGGGCAGGTCGCGTTCATGATAGCGACCTACGGGCCGTACTACCGCGAGTCGGTCGCCCGACAGGGCCACGAGGACGTCACCGACGAGATTCACCGGCTCTGGGAGGCGGGCGAGCGCGAGGCGGCCGTCGAGGCGCTCCCCGACGGCCTGCTCTCCGACCTGGCGGCCGCCGGTACCCCCGAGGCGGTCCGCGAGACGGTCGAACGATTCGCGGCGGTCGACGGCCTCGACGCCGTCCGGGTCGGCTCGTTCGGCCGCCTCGACCACGACGCCCGTCTCGCCACGATGGAGGCGCTCGCCCCGGCGACGGTCGAGTTCGGTGAGTGA
- a CDS encoding HTH domain-containing protein: MTDSAHSETVELYVRSLTASERQVRLDETLDRLARLEAAGELDDVTVHVWGEGVCLSGPAAETPVGRDIRGTVDEFREWAASSDVDLVGFERREARSMLTDECHENLRLPALALAHRTDGDLAFVAPCADGDGCRSVGDHLDSLEGAGEDPEHSSTTAKVSIRAD, encoded by the coding sequence ATGACCGACTCCGCCCACTCCGAAACCGTCGAACTGTACGTCCGGTCGCTCACTGCTAGCGAGCGACAGGTCCGCCTCGACGAGACGCTCGACCGCCTCGCACGCCTCGAAGCGGCGGGCGAACTCGACGACGTCACCGTCCACGTCTGGGGCGAGGGGGTCTGTCTCTCCGGTCCCGCGGCCGAGACGCCCGTCGGTCGGGACATCCGGGGGACGGTCGACGAGTTCCGCGAGTGGGCGGCGTCGTCGGACGTCGACCTCGTCGGGTTCGAGCGCCGAGAGGCGCGCTCGATGCTCACCGACGAGTGCCACGAGAACCTCCGACTCCCGGCGTTGGCGCTCGCCCACCGGACCGACGGCGACCTCGCGTTCGTCGCGCCGTGTGCCGACGGCGACGGCTGTCGCTCCGTCGGCGACCACCTCGACAGCCTGGAGGGTGCCGGAGAGGACCCGGAGCACTCGTCGACGACGGCGAAGGTCTCGATTCGCGCCGACTGA
- the thrS gene encoding threonine--tRNA ligase — MGEITVTLPDGSDLSVEAGATVEDVAFAIGPGLGRDTVAGVLDGDLVDKAAPVYEGARVEIVTDGSEEYLTVLRHSAAHVFAQALQRLHPEAKLTIGPPTDEGFYYDVTDVDLDQDDLEAIEAEMRDIVAADYDIERVERTREEAFELYEDNPFKRDILETEAADDDVVTFYVQDDWQDLCRGPHVESTGEIGAVKLLDISAAYWRGEEANETLTRVYGTAFESEADLDTFLERREAAAERDHRRLGRELDLFSIPEHSPGCAHYHPNGMRIRRELEDYIRETNDDLGYEEVWTPELNKADLWKPTGHYDNFTAQGEMFNWEQDDTEYGLKPMNCANHAYIYGREKRSYRDLPVRFSEFGTVYRNEQSGELSGLLRVRGMTQDDGHAFIRKDQIQGEIVDVLRAIDEIYGHFDFEAEYVLETKGDNAVGSDDIWAEATGALEDALEAEGLDYEVDDGEAAFYGPKVGVNAVDAIGRTWTIGTVQLDFNIPERLDLTYIGEDNEEHRPVMVHRALLGTFERFMGVMIEHFNGRFPLWLAPEQVRVLPVTDDDVPYAEEVAGELERAGVRVGVEDRSWTVGRKIQDAHERRVPYMLIVGSNEADSDTVSVRDRQERERQDVSLDAFVDHVVAERDEKRVEPDFLGTEQ, encoded by the coding sequence ATGGGCGAAATCACGGTCACGTTGCCGGACGGCTCCGACCTCTCCGTCGAGGCGGGGGCCACCGTCGAGGACGTCGCGTTCGCCATCGGTCCCGGCCTCGGGCGGGACACGGTCGCGGGCGTCCTCGACGGCGACCTCGTCGACAAGGCCGCCCCCGTCTACGAGGGCGCGCGCGTCGAGATCGTCACCGACGGGAGCGAGGAGTACCTCACCGTGCTCCGACACTCCGCGGCGCACGTCTTCGCGCAGGCACTCCAGCGTCTCCACCCCGAGGCGAAACTCACCATCGGTCCCCCGACCGACGAGGGCTTCTACTACGACGTGACGGACGTCGACCTCGACCAGGACGACCTCGAGGCCATCGAGGCCGAGATGCGCGACATCGTCGCGGCCGACTACGACATCGAGCGCGTTGAGCGCACGCGCGAGGAGGCCTTCGAGCTATACGAGGACAACCCGTTCAAGCGCGACATCCTGGAGACCGAGGCGGCGGACGACGACGTCGTCACCTTCTACGTCCAGGACGACTGGCAGGACCTCTGTCGGGGCCCACACGTGGAGAGTACGGGCGAGATCGGCGCCGTCAAACTGCTCGACATCTCCGCCGCCTACTGGCGCGGCGAGGAGGCGAACGAGACGCTCACGCGCGTCTACGGCACCGCCTTCGAGAGCGAGGCCGACCTCGACACGTTCCTCGAACGGCGCGAGGCGGCCGCGGAGCGCGACCACCGGCGGCTCGGCCGGGAACTCGACCTCTTCTCCATCCCCGAGCACTCCCCGGGGTGCGCGCACTACCACCCCAACGGGATGCGCATCCGCCGCGAGTTGGAGGACTACATCCGCGAGACGAACGATGACCTCGGCTACGAGGAGGTGTGGACGCCGGAACTGAACAAGGCCGACCTCTGGAAGCCGACGGGTCACTACGACAACTTCACCGCGCAGGGGGAGATGTTCAACTGGGAGCAGGACGACACCGAGTACGGCCTGAAGCCCATGAACTGCGCGAACCACGCCTACATCTACGGGCGGGAGAAGCGCTCGTACCGCGACCTGCCGGTCCGCTTCTCCGAGTTCGGTACCGTCTACCGCAACGAGCAGTCGGGCGAACTCTCGGGGCTCCTGCGCGTGCGGGGCATGACCCAGGACGACGGCCACGCCTTCATCCGGAAGGACCAGATCCAGGGCGAGATCGTCGACGTCCTCCGGGCCATCGACGAGATCTACGGGCACTTCGACTTCGAGGCGGAGTACGTCCTCGAGACGAAGGGCGACAACGCCGTCGGGAGCGACGACATCTGGGCGGAGGCGACCGGCGCGCTGGAGGACGCCCTCGAGGCCGAGGGCCTCGACTACGAGGTCGACGACGGCGAGGCGGCCTTCTACGGCCCGAAGGTCGGCGTCAACGCGGTCGACGCCATCGGTCGCACGTGGACCATCGGGACGGTCCAGCTCGACTTCAACATCCCCGAGCGCCTCGACCTCACCTACATCGGCGAGGACAACGAGGAACACCGCCCGGTGATGGTCCACCGCGCGTTGCTGGGCACGTTCGAGCGCTTCATGGGCGTGATGATAGAGCACTTCAACGGCCGGTTCCCGCTGTGGCTCGCCCCCGAGCAGGTCCGCGTCCTCCCCGTCACCGACGACGACGTCCCCTACGCCGAGGAGGTCGCGGGCGAACTCGAACGCGCGGGCGTCAGGGTCGGCGTCGAGGACCGCTCGTGGACCGTCGGGCGCAAGATACAGGACGCCCACGAGCGCCGCGTCCCCTACATGCTCATCGTCGGGAGCAACGAGGCGGACTCCGACACCGTGTCGGTCCGCGACCGGCAGGAACGCGAGCGACAGGACGTCTCCCTCGACGCGTTCGTCGACCACGTCGTCGCCGAACGCGACGAGAAGCGCGTCGAACCGGACTTCCTCGGGACGGAGCAGTAG